From one Gemmobacter sp. genomic stretch:
- a CDS encoding DUF1674 domain-containing protein translates to MSDDTPRPDLPPAALRALAEAEERRRKAGEVVLPPELGGRDGPEPVRYGDWEKKGLAIDF, encoded by the coding sequence ATGTCCGACGATACGCCCCGCCCGGATCTGCCCCCCGCCGCCCTGCGCGCGCTGGCCGAGGCCGAGGAACGCCGCCGCAAGGCGGGCGAGGTCGTGTTGCCGCCCGAACTTGGTGGCCGCGATGGCCCCGAGCCGGTGCGCTATGGCGACTGGGAGAAAAAGGGCCTGGCGATCGACTTCTGA
- a CDS encoding Hsp20 family protein, with protein MRNFDLAPLYRATVGFDRIADLMDRALVGDTATTYPPYNIEKTADHAYRISVAVAGFAPEELSVEVKENTLHIAARRAPETAERTYLHRGIATRAFERRFALADHVKVSGATHENGMLHIDLIRETPEALKPRRIEIARGTSVEAQAITAETVEV; from the coding sequence ATGCGCAACTTCGATCTCGCCCCGCTCTATCGTGCCACTGTCGGTTTCGACCGCATCGCCGATCTGATGGACCGGGCCCTGGTTGGCGATACCGCCACCACCTATCCGCCCTACAACATCGAAAAGACCGCCGACCATGCCTATCGCATCTCGGTTGCCGTCGCGGGCTTTGCTCCCGAGGAACTGTCGGTCGAGGTCAAGGAAAACACCCTGCACATCGCTGCCCGCAGGGCGCCGGAAACCGCGGAACGCACCTACCTGCACCGCGGCATCGCCACCCGCGCGTTCGAACGCCGCTTTGCGCTGGCCGACCACGTCAAGGTTTCGGGCGCCACGCATGAAAACGGCATGCTGCACATCGACCTGATCCGCGAAACGCCCGAGGCGCTGAAACCCCGCCGGATCGAGATTGCCCGCGGCACCAGCGTCGAAGCCCAGGCCATTACCGCCGAGACGGTCGAGGTCTGA
- a CDS encoding 3'(2'),5'-bisphosphate nucleotidase CysQ yields the protein MQAPEDDLALLCAAVQEAGEIALRHWRHKPAHWDKPDNAGPVSEADLAVNDRLEARLRAARPDYGWLSEESADDPARLTAPRCFIVDPIDGTRAFINGEDTFSIVAGISQGDRMIAGAVWLPALNRLYSAHSDGPALYNGAIMQASATTHPDGARALTTAPNMAASHWPGGVPDLKRSFRPSLAYRLCLVGEGRHDAMITFRPAWEWDIAAAGLIAERGGARVTDAAGATLRFNQPDPRSAGVIAAPPALHRALIERTRAAS from the coding sequence TTGCAGGCGCCTGAGGACGATCTGGCCCTGCTCTGCGCCGCCGTGCAAGAGGCGGGCGAGATCGCACTGCGCCACTGGCGCCACAAGCCTGCCCATTGGGACAAGCCTGACAACGCCGGCCCGGTATCCGAAGCCGATCTGGCCGTGAACGACCGGCTGGAGGCGCGCCTGCGCGCGGCCCGGCCCGATTACGGCTGGCTGTCCGAGGAAAGCGCCGATGACCCGGCCCGCCTGACCGCGCCGCGCTGCTTCATCGTGGATCCCATCGACGGCACCCGCGCCTTCATCAATGGCGAGGATACGTTTTCCATCGTCGCCGGCATCAGCCAGGGCGACCGCATGATTGCCGGCGCGGTCTGGCTACCGGCGCTGAACAGGCTCTATTCGGCGCATAGCGATGGTCCGGCGCTGTATAACGGCGCGATCATGCAGGCCAGCGCCACCACCCATCCCGATGGCGCCCGCGCGCTGACGACTGCCCCCAACATGGCCGCCAGCCACTGGCCCGGCGGGGTGCCGGACCTGAAACGCAGTTTCCGCCCCTCGCTGGCCTATCGGCTGTGCCTGGTGGGCGAAGGGCGGCACGATGCGATGATCACATTCCGCCCGGCCTGGGAATGGGACATTGCCGCCGCCGGCCTGATCGCCGAACGCGGCGGGGCGCGGGTGACGGATGCGGCCGGCGCCACCCTGCGGTTCAACCAGCCCGATCCGCGGTCGGCCGGCGTCATCGCGGCACCCCCTGCCCTGCATCGCGCGCTGATCGAGCGCACCCGCGCCGCCTCTTGA
- a CDS encoding heparinase II/III family protein — MADTSTQPTDPERNPRLADRFAAWRAGLTRPAAGFESQPEPRSIGMVARGRQLVAGNLLLGGVLVEAPGRSLWEAMAPDPGFVEAAHGFTWLDDLAAAGDLAARTRAQDWVFQWIAAYGRGKGPGWTPDLTGRRVIRWINHALMLLSGKDKDDSAAFFAALTRQTVYLSRRWKAAAPGLPRFEALTGLVCAGLALTGMERLTGPALAALAADCATAIDAEGGISTRSPEDLLEVFSLLNWAAQSLMEAGRTPPPELIGAIGRAAPTLRALRHADGGLARFHGGGRGIEGRLDHALARSGVKPMAMAGLAMGFARLSAGRTTVIVDAKAPPEGRASTAAHASTLAFEMTSGRRPVIVSCGSGAPFGADWLRAGRATASHSTLAIDGYSSSRLGQGERLTDRAQAIPARMTHGTDGQALLIGHTGWATTHGLTHMRGLELSPDGRALMGQDTLGALTGAERRRFDAVMSAVRLQGVPFSVRFHLHPDVDAQIDLGGSAISLGLRSGEIWVFRHDGVAQMSLEPSVYLEKGRLKPRATKQIVLSARVLDYATEVGWTLAKAQDTPLAIRDLERDEPPV; from the coding sequence ATGGCAGACACATCGACGCAGCCGACCGACCCGGAGCGCAATCCGCGCCTGGCCGACCGCTTTGCGGCCTGGCGGGCGGGCCTGACACGGCCTGCCGCCGGCTTTGAATCGCAGCCCGAGCCGCGCAGCATCGGGATGGTGGCGCGGGGGCGGCAGCTGGTGGCGGGCAATCTGCTGCTGGGGGGCGTGCTGGTAGAGGCGCCGGGGCGCAGCCTGTGGGAGGCGATGGCGCCGGATCCCGGATTTGTCGAGGCTGCGCATGGCTTTACCTGGCTGGATGATCTGGCGGCCGCCGGCGATCTGGCGGCGCGCACCCGGGCGCAGGACTGGGTATTTCAGTGGATTGCAGCCTATGGCCGGGGCAAGGGGCCGGGCTGGACCCCGGATCTGACCGGGCGGCGGGTGATCCGCTGGATCAACCATGCGCTGATGCTGCTGTCGGGCAAGGACAAGGACGACAGCGCGGCCTTTTTCGCGGCGCTGACGCGGCAGACCGTCTATCTGTCGCGGCGCTGGAAGGCGGCGGCGCCGGGCCTGCCGCGGTTCGAGGCGCTGACCGGCCTGGTCTGCGCAGGCCTTGCCCTGACGGGGATGGAACGGCTGACCGGCCCGGCGCTGGCCGCGCTGGCTGCCGATTGCGCGACCGCGATTGATGCCGAAGGCGGCATTTCCACGCGCAGCCCCGAGGATCTGCTGGAGGTGTTCTCGCTGCTGAATTGGGCCGCGCAGAGCCTGATGGAGGCCGGGCGCACCCCGCCGCCGGAACTGATCGGCGCCATCGGCCGCGCAGCCCCCACCCTGCGGGCGCTGCGCCATGCCGATGGGGGGCTGGCGCGGTTCCATGGCGGGGGCCGGGGGATTGAAGGGCGGCTGGACCATGCGCTGGCGCGATCCGGGGTCAAGCCGATGGCGATGGCGGGGCTGGCCATGGGCTTTGCCCGGCTGTCGGCCGGCCGCACCACGGTGATCGTCGATGCCAAGGCGCCGCCCGAAGGGCGCGCCTCGACCGCCGCCCATGCCTCGACCCTGGCATTCGAGATGACATCGGGGCGGCGGCCGGTGATCGTATCCTGCGGATCGGGGGCGCCCTTCGGGGCAGACTGGCTGCGCGCCGGGCGGGCGACGGCCAGCCATTCCACGCTGGCGATCGACGGCTATTCCTCCAGCCGGCTGGGCCAGGGCGAACGGCTGACCGACCGGGCACAGGCGATCCCGGCCCGGATGACGCACGGCACCGATGGGCAGGCGCTGCTGATCGGGCATACCGGCTGGGCGACGACCCACGGACTGACCCATATGCGCGGGCTGGAACTGTCGCCCGACGGGCGGGCGCTGATGGGGCAGGATACGTTGGGCGCCCTGACCGGGGCGGAACGGCGGCGGTTCGATGCCGTGATGTCCGCCGTCCGGTTGCAGGGCGTGCCGTTTTCGGTGCGGTTCCACCTGCACCCAGACGTGGATGCGCAGATCGACCTGGGCGGATCGGCGATTTCGCTGGGGCTGCGGTCGGGGGAAATCTGGGTGTTCCGGCACGATGGCGTGGCGCAGATGTCCCTTGAACCGTCGGTCTATCTGGAAAAGGGCCGCCTGAAGCCGCGTGCGACAAAACAGATCGTCCTTTCTGCGCGAGTTCTCGATTATGCCACCGAGGTGGGCTGGACCTTGGCGAAGGCACAGGATACCCCGCTGGCCATCCGCGACCTTGAACGGGACGAGCCGCCCGTCTGA
- the purH gene encoding bifunctional phosphoribosylaminoimidazolecarboxamide formyltransferase/IMP cyclohydrolase has translation MTDLVPIGRALISVSDKGGLIEFARALAGYGVELISTGGTSLALRAAGLKVRDVSEVTGFPEMMDGRVKTLHPMVHGGLLALRDDDEHLVAMAAHGIEPIDLLVVNLYPFEATVARGASYDDCIENIDIGGPAMIRAASKNHKFVTVVTDPEDYAALLAEMKRTDGASSLAFRKQQAQIAYGRTAAYDAAVSTWMAGAIGEETPRRRAFAGTLAQTLRYGENPHQSAAFYLDGSNRPGVATARQWQGKELSYNNINDTDAAFELVADLGTEVPACVIVKHANPCGVAKGATLAEAYARAFDCDRTSAFGGIIALNRTLDGATAEKISEIFTEVVIAPDADDDAKAVFAAKKNLRLLTTGGLPDPKAGGLAYRQVAGGLLVQDRDAGQLDLSALKVVTRRAPTEAEMADLLFAWKVAKHVKSNAIVYVRDGATVGVGAGQMSRVDSTRIAARKAQDMAEVLGLAQPLTKGSVVASDAFFPFADGLLTAAAAGATAVIQPGGSMRDAEVIAAADEAGLAMVFTGMRHFRH, from the coding sequence ATGACCGATCTTGTTCCCATTGGACGTGCGTTGATCTCGGTGTCCGACAAGGGAGGGCTGATCGAATTTGCCCGCGCCCTTGCCGGCTATGGCGTCGAACTGATTTCCACGGGGGGCACCTCGCTGGCGCTGCGGGCGGCAGGGCTGAAGGTGCGCGACGTGTCCGAGGTCACCGGGTTCCCCGAGATGATGGACGGCCGGGTCAAGACGCTGCATCCGATGGTGCATGGCGGGCTGCTGGCGCTGCGCGACGATGACGAACATCTGGTCGCGATGGCCGCCCACGGGATCGAGCCGATCGACCTGCTGGTCGTCAACCTGTATCCGTTCGAGGCGACGGTGGCGCGCGGCGCGTCTTACGATGACTGCATCGAGAACATCGACATCGGCGGCCCGGCGATGATCCGGGCAGCGTCGAAGAACCACAAGTTCGTGACCGTGGTCACCGACCCCGAGGATTACGCCGCCCTGCTGGCCGAGATGAAGCGCACCGATGGCGCATCGTCGCTTGCGTTCCGCAAGCAGCAGGCGCAGATCGCCTATGGCCGGACCGCCGCCTATGATGCGGCGGTGTCCACCTGGATGGCGGGCGCCATCGGCGAGGAAACCCCGCGTCGCCGCGCCTTTGCCGGGACACTGGCGCAGACCCTGCGCTATGGCGAAAACCCGCATCAGTCGGCGGCCTTTTACCTTGATGGGTCGAACCGGCCGGGCGTTGCCACCGCCAGGCAGTGGCAGGGCAAGGAACTGAGTTACAACAACATCAACGATACCGATGCCGCATTCGAGCTGGTGGCCGATCTGGGCACCGAGGTGCCGGCCTGCGTGATCGTGAAACATGCCAACCCCTGTGGCGTGGCCAAGGGGGCAACGCTGGCCGAGGCTTATGCCCGCGCCTTCGACTGCGACCGCACCAGCGCCTTTGGCGGGATCATCGCGCTGAACCGCACGCTGGACGGGGCGACGGCCGAGAAAATCTCGGAGATCTTCACCGAAGTGGTGATCGCCCCCGATGCCGACGACGATGCCAAGGCGGTGTTCGCGGCCAAGAAGAACCTGCGCCTGCTGACCACCGGCGGCCTGCCCGACCCGAAGGCCGGCGGGCTGGCCTATCGCCAGGTGGCTGGCGGCCTGCTGGTGCAGGACCGCGATGCGGGGCAGCTGGACCTGTCGGCGCTGAAGGTCGTGACCAGGCGCGCCCCGACCGAGGCCGAGATGGCCGACCTGCTGTTCGCCTGGAAGGTGGCCAAGCATGTGAAATCCAACGCCATCGTCTATGTGCGCGATGGGGCAACCGTGGGCGTGGGCGCCGGCCAGATGAGCCGCGTGGACAGCACCCGCATTGCCGCCCGCAAGGCGCAGGACATGGCCGAGGTGCTGGGGCTGGCGCAGCCGCTGACCAAGGGGTCGGTCGTCGCCTCGGATGCGTTCTTTCCGTTTGCCGACGGCCTGCTGACGGCGGCGGCAGCCGGCGCCACGGCGGTGATCCAGCCCGGCGGTTCGATGCGCGATGCCGAGGTGATCGCCGCCGCGGACGAGGCCGGGCTGGCCATGGTATTCACCGGGATGCGGCATTTCCGGCATTGA
- the lspA gene encoding signal peptidase II has product MRLAGLVALAVFALDQASKYAVVHGMDLDRRLAIDVWPPYLNFRMAWNQGVNFGLFSGESDTTRWILIAVSLAISAWVWMWSRKEASKPLVQISTGLLVGGALGNVVDRLVYGAVADFLNMSCCGFSNPFSFNVADITIFAGAIGLALFSGGGAPKRRKTP; this is encoded by the coding sequence ATGAGGCTGGCAGGTCTGGTTGCCTTGGCGGTTTTCGCGCTGGATCAGGCCAGCAAATATGCCGTGGTGCATGGCATGGACCTGGACCGGCGGCTGGCGATTGATGTCTGGCCGCCCTATCTGAACTTTCGCATGGCCTGGAACCAGGGCGTGAACTTTGGCCTGTTTTCCGGCGAAAGCGATACGACGCGCTGGATTCTGATTGCCGTTTCGCTGGCGATTTCCGCCTGGGTCTGGATGTGGTCACGCAAGGAGGCATCGAAGCCGCTGGTGCAGATCTCGACCGGGTTGCTGGTTGGCGGGGCGCTCGGGAACGTGGTGGACCGGCTGGTCTATGGCGCGGTGGCGGATTTTCTCAACATGTCGTGCTGCGGGTTTTCCAACCCGTTTTCGTTCAACGTGGCCGATATCACCATCTTTGCCGGGGCCATCGGGCTGGCGCTGTTTTCCGGCGGCGGTGCGCCGAAGCGGCGAAAGACCCCGTGA
- a CDS encoding RsmB/NOP family class I SAM-dependent RNA methyltransferase has product MSDGLAARRAAVEMLLEVTGNGRLLADILGDAHGPLAGLDGPDRARAQRLATATLRRIHPADLALAAHVQREPAPYVLAVLRLAVAELAERPQDAHGIVSDAVSLVRGHAKSGPASGFVNAVLRKIAARPPVLETQRLPGWLRAPLVKRFGKVAVKGIEAAHLAGPMLDLTPKVPEEAAGWAERLGAELLPGGSLRMAPGVQVSALPGFDSGDWWVQDAAAAVPARVLAVQPGEHVLDMCAAPGGKTMQLAAAGAQVVALDASAQRMERVRENLARTGLSADLVVADALDWQTDQRFDAVLLDAPCSATGTIRRHPDLPFVKDAGDLAGLVALQSALIDRALALLKPGGRLVYCTCSLLPDEGEDQMAAALARHADLIRDQKAVTGWPGSWDAKGGGLRLRPDHWAERGGLDGFFIGAMRKAG; this is encoded by the coding sequence GTGTCGGACGGACTGGCGGCGCGGCGCGCGGCAGTAGAGATGCTGCTGGAGGTAACCGGAAACGGACGGTTGCTGGCGGACATTCTGGGCGATGCGCACGGCCCGCTGGCCGGGTTGGACGGGCCTGACCGGGCGCGGGCCCAGCGGCTGGCCACGGCCACGCTGCGCCGGATCCATCCGGCGGATCTGGCGCTGGCGGCCCATGTCCAGCGCGAACCGGCGCCCTATGTGCTGGCGGTGCTGCGGCTGGCCGTGGCGGAACTGGCCGAGCGGCCGCAGGATGCGCATGGCATCGTGTCGGATGCGGTGTCGCTGGTGCGGGGGCATGCGAAATCGGGTCCGGCCTCGGGGTTCGTGAATGCCGTGCTGCGCAAGATCGCCGCACGCCCCCCGGTGCTGGAGACCCAGCGCCTGCCAGGCTGGCTGCGGGCGCCACTGGTGAAGCGGTTCGGCAAGGTGGCCGTCAAGGGGATCGAGGCGGCGCATCTGGCGGGGCCAATGCTGGATTTGACGCCGAAAGTGCCGGAGGAAGCCGCTGGCTGGGCCGAACGGCTGGGGGCCGAGCTGTTGCCGGGTGGCAGCCTGCGGATGGCGCCGGGGGTGCAGGTCTCGGCCCTGCCGGGGTTCGACAGCGGCGACTGGTGGGTGCAGGATGCCGCCGCTGCCGTTCCCGCCCGCGTTCTGGCCGTGCAACCGGGCGAGCATGTGCTGGACATGTGCGCGGCGCCGGGTGGCAAGACGATGCAGCTGGCGGCCGCCGGTGCGCAGGTTGTGGCGCTGGATGCCTCGGCCCAGCGGATGGAACGGGTGCGCGAGAACCTGGCCCGCACCGGGTTGTCGGCCGATCTGGTGGTGGCCGATGCGCTGGACTGGCAGACCGACCAGCGGTTCGATGCGGTCTTGCTGGATGCGCCGTGCAGTGCGACCGGCACCATCCGGCGGCACCCCGACCTGCCCTTTGTCAAGGATGCCGGCGATCTGGCCGGGTTGGTCGCGCTGCAATCGGCGCTGATCGACCGGGCGCTGGCCTTGCTGAAACCGGGCGGGCGGCTGGTCTATTGCACCTGTTCCCTGCTGCCCGACGAAGGCGAAGACCAGATGGCCGCCGCGCTGGCCCGCCATGCCGACCTGATCCGCGACCAGAAGGCGGTGACAGGCTGGCCCGGCAGCTGGGATGCCAAGGGCGGTGGCCTGCGCCTAAGGCCCGATCACTGGGCAGAGCGTGGCGGTCTGGATGGGTTCTTCATCGGGGCGATGCGCAAGGCGGGATGA
- a CDS encoding TldD/PmbA family protein translates to MPDTRDTALNPAVLERLTQQLLDAARKAGAETADAVAVAGQSVSIDVRGGKLEQAERAEGVDIGLRVLIGRRQACVSASDISDSVIAGLAERAVAMAREAPEDPTAGLADPDQLARSWDLAALEMLDPAPEPTAAALQDDALRAEAAALSLSGISQVESASASYSRRAFHMAATNGFSGGYGRTGRAVSCVAITGTGGSMERDYAGESRAWAADLPSPESVGLLAAERTLARAGARKPPTGTYPVLFDERISNSLVGHLLSAINGTAISRGASYLRDAMGQPVLPDGMDLIDDPHRPRIAGSRPFDGEGLPTTRRALVQDGILQSWVLDLATARKLGLQSTANAARGTGGPPGPSPGNVALTQGTASRADLIRDMGTGLLVTSMIGATINPNTGDYSRGATGFWVENGQIAYAVNECTIAGNLRDMLRRIVPANDARLHLSTIVPSLLVGGMTLAGA, encoded by the coding sequence TTGCCCGACACGCGCGATACCGCCCTGAACCCCGCCGTGCTGGAACGGCTGACGCAACAGCTGCTGGACGCCGCCCGCAAGGCCGGGGCCGAAACCGCCGATGCGGTGGCCGTCGCCGGGCAATCGGTCTCCATCGACGTGCGCGGCGGCAAGCTGGAACAGGCGGAACGCGCCGAGGGCGTGGATATCGGGCTGCGCGTACTGATCGGCCGGCGGCAGGCCTGCGTGTCTGCCTCGGACATCTCGGACAGCGTTATCGCGGGGCTGGCGGAACGCGCCGTCGCCATGGCGCGCGAGGCACCCGAAGACCCCACCGCCGGGCTGGCCGACCCCGACCAGCTGGCGCGCAGCTGGGACTTGGCGGCGCTGGAAATGCTGGATCCGGCGCCCGAACCCACCGCCGCCGCGCTTCAGGACGATGCCTTGCGGGCCGAGGCGGCGGCGCTGTCGCTGTCCGGCATCTCTCAGGTTGAAAGCGCCTCGGCCAGCTATTCGCGCCGGGCATTCCACATGGCGGCGACCAACGGCTTTTCCGGCGGCTATGGCCGCACCGGCCGGGCCGTGTCCTGCGTGGCGATCACCGGCACCGGCGGCAGCATGGAACGCGACTATGCCGGCGAATCTCGCGCCTGGGCCGCCGACCTGCCCAGCCCGGAAAGCGTGGGCCTGCTGGCCGCCGAACGCACCCTGGCCCGCGCCGGGGCCCGCAAGCCGCCAACCGGCACCTACCCCGTGCTGTTCGACGAACGCATCTCGAATTCGCTGGTCGGGCACCTGCTCAGCGCGATCAACGGCACGGCGATTTCGCGCGGCGCCAGCTACCTGCGCGATGCGATGGGCCAGCCGGTGCTGCCCGATGGCATGGATCTGATCGACGATCCCCATCGCCCGCGCATTGCCGGCTCGCGCCCCTTTGATGGCGAAGGGCTGCCGACCACCCGCCGCGCGCTGGTGCAGGATGGCATTCTGCAAAGCTGGGTGCTGGATCTGGCGACCGCCCGCAAGCTGGGCCTGCAAAGCACCGCCAACGCCGCCCGCGGCACCGGCGGCCCGCCCGGCCCCAGCCCCGGCAACGTCGCGCTGACCCAGGGCACCGCCAGCCGCGCCGACCTGATCCGCGACATGGGCACGGGCCTGCTGGTCACATCGATGATCGGCGCCACGATCAACCCCAACACCGGCGATTATTCGCGCGGCGCGACCGGGTTCTGGGTGGAAAACGGCCAGATCGCCTATGCCGTCAACGAATGCACCATCGCCGGCAACCTGCGCGACATGCTGCGCCGGATCGTGCCCGCCAACGATGCCCGCCTGCACCTGTCCACCATCGTGCCCAGCCTGCTGGTGGGGGGGATGACGCTTGCAGGCGCCTGA
- a CDS encoding DUF3035 domain-containing protein encodes MAAGKGAVLCALAAGLLVSACGGGDGQRLMNLRSPHDGPDEFAILPTKPLEMPKDFAELPPPEPGARNRVDPAPLDDAVIALGGRPGAGGSDAALTSAAGRHGVSGGIREQLAAEDAEIRRRNGPRLLERLFGSSTYHRVYSPQSVESDAELERWRAAGARTPSAPPPDDR; translated from the coding sequence ATGGCGGCAGGAAAGGGTGCGGTGCTGTGTGCGCTGGCGGCCGGGCTGCTGGTATCGGCCTGCGGCGGTGGCGATGGCCAGCGCCTGATGAACCTGCGATCCCCGCATGACGGGCCGGACGAATTCGCCATTCTGCCGACCAAGCCGCTGGAGATGCCCAAGGACTTTGCCGAATTGCCCCCGCCGGAACCCGGCGCGCGCAACCGGGTGGATCCGGCGCCGCTGGACGATGCGGTCATCGCGCTTGGTGGGCGCCCGGGCGCAGGTGGCAGCGATGCCGCGCTGACCTCGGCTGCCGGGCGCCATGGCGTTTCGGGCGGCATCCGCGAACAGCTGGCCGCCGAAGATGCCGAGATTCGCCGCCGCAATGGGCCGCGGCTGCTGGAACGGCTGTTCGGAAGTTCCACCTATCACCGGGTCTACAGCCCGCAATCGGTGGAATCCGATGCCGAGCTGGAGCGGTGGCGCGCCGCCGGTGCCCGCACGCCCTCGGCCCCGCCGCCCGACGACCGCTGA
- a CDS encoding pitrilysin family protein, which yields MRRFLAVVFALWPLVAVADDRVNSFTLDNGMQVVVIEDHRAPVVVHMVWYRVGAADEVSGESGLAHFLEHLMFKGTTTMAPGEFSKQVAAQGGSDNAFTSWDYTAYFQRVAADRLDMVMGMEADRMANLTLAQGDVDTERNVVLEERATRVESDPGGLFSEQRQATMYLNHPYGRPIIGWRHEIAALGREAALKFYKAHYAPDNAILVVAGDVTTDQVRQLADQHYGVIPAHGLAKGRERPAEPPQIAERRVILEDDRVGQPYVVRSYLAPSRQSGAQADPAALAVLAQLLGGAGPNSALARALQFDSKIAVQSNAYYDPTGYDHSTFSLVVVPAPGVTLTEAETAMDAALERFLAEGVKPEDFATIMARQRAQQIYALDSTMGVAQRYGTALTSGLTVGDELAWPDVLQSVTPEQVMEVARKVLDRRQSTTGWLRKETDQ from the coding sequence ATGCGTAGGTTCCTGGCTGTGGTGTTCGCCCTGTGGCCGCTGGTCGCGGTGGCCGATGACCGGGTGAACAGCTTTACCCTGGACAATGGCATGCAGGTGGTGGTGATCGAGGATCATCGCGCGCCGGTCGTGGTGCATATGGTGTGGTATCGGGTGGGCGCGGCCGACGAGGTCAGCGGCGAATCGGGACTGGCGCATTTTCTGGAACATCTGATGTTCAAGGGCACCACCACCATGGCGCCGGGCGAGTTTTCCAAGCAGGTCGCAGCGCAGGGCGGTAGCGACAATGCCTTTACCTCGTGGGATTATACCGCCTATTTCCAGCGCGTTGCCGCTGACCGGCTGGACATGGTGATGGGGATGGAGGCCGACCGCATGGCCAACCTGACCCTGGCCCAGGGCGATGTGGACACCGAACGCAACGTGGTGCTGGAGGAACGCGCGACGCGGGTTGAAAGCGACCCGGGCGGGCTGTTCAGCGAACAGCGGCAGGCGACGATGTATCTCAACCACCCCTATGGCCGCCCGATCATCGGCTGGCGGCACGAGATTGCGGCCCTGGGGCGCGAGGCGGCGCTGAAGTTCTACAAGGCGCATTATGCGCCGGACAATGCCATCCTTGTGGTTGCCGGCGATGTGACAACCGATCAGGTCCGGCAGCTGGCAGACCAGCATTACGGCGTGATCCCGGCGCACGGCCTTGCCAAGGGCCGCGAACGCCCGGCCGAGCCGCCGCAGATTGCCGAGCGGCGGGTGATCCTGGAGGATGACCGTGTGGGGCAACCCTATGTGGTGCGCAGCTATCTGGCACCGTCACGCCAGTCGGGCGCACAGGCGGATCCCGCGGCGCTGGCGGTGCTGGCGCAGCTGCTGGGCGGGGCGGGGCCGAATTCGGCGCTGGCGCGCGCCTTGCAGTTCGACAGCAAGATCGCGGTGCAGAGCAATGCCTATTACGATCCGACCGGCTATGACCATTCCACCTTTTCGCTGGTGGTGGTGCCCGCGCCCGGCGTGACCCTGACCGAGGCCGAGACCGCGATGGATGCCGCCCTGGAAAGGTTTCTGGCCGAGGGGGTGAAGCCCGAGGATTTCGCCACCATCATGGCCCGGCAGCGGGCGCAACAGATTTATGCGCTGGACAGCACCATGGGTGTGGCGCAGCGCTATGGCACGGCGCTGACCAGCGGTTTGACCGTGGGCGACGAACTGGCCTGGCCCGACGTTCTGCAATCGGTAACACCCGAGCAGGTGATGGAGGTGGCCCGCAAGGTGCTGGACCGCCGCCAATCCACCACCGGCTGGCTGCGCAAGGAGACTGACCAATGA